TTTCTCTAATTACAAGAATTTTAACcatctttatcttcatttcTATCCGTATACCCTCTCTAGTTGGGGGGTACAAACCAAAGACCCACCAAATTGTATCTCTATcttattatatctcattttaatTGTGTCAGAGCAACCCTGGACAAATACTCTTCACAGCTTCAAGAGGTTACAATCAGTCTTCTAAAGCTTATGGCTAGGAATTTGGGGATTGAATCCGAGAAACTTGCAAGCCTTTTTGAGGGTGGCACACAAGGGGTAAGAATGAATTATTATCCACCTTGTGTTCAGGCTGACAAGGTAATGGGCCTGACAACACACTCTGATGCCACTGGATTGACCCTGTTGATCCAAGCGAATGAAGTACAGGGCCTACAAATCGAGAAAAATTGTAAATGGATACCCATTAAACCTGTCTCAGGCGCGATAATTGTCAACGTTGGAGACATCATCGAGGTAAATTATATACCGTTCCCGAaataaatttgacttaaaatttCAACTCTCTAACTGTCTCTTTGACTGTCGATAGTAACTATCTCTTTGCTGTCAAGATAAATTAAGTTTCTCCTTGAAGCAGATTATGAGCAATGGAATATACAAGAGTATAGTGCACAGAGCAGTAGTTAACCCAGAAAAAGAACGCCTTTCAATAGCAGCATTTCATGGTCCAAGAATGAATACAATTGTAGGTCCTATTCCAGAATTAGTGAAAGACAAAGCAATATACAAGAGCATACCATACGAGGAGTTTATTAGACTCGTGGTAGCCAGCAAACTAGATGGTAAGAACTTGTTGAGCAACATGAAACTTCAAATCTGAAACAGGGCAAGATACCTCCAAGAAGCCACAATCAACAATCCATGGGCTTAATTGCGTAATCATGATTATCAATccaattatttacaaataagCATTGAGTATatactttctcttcttctcttctcacAATCTAACTTctcttgaaattttaaactacCCTCTTCAATTGAGAGATGTTAAGCTCATAAAAgcacaaatttaattaaatggaCAAATTTCTTGCGTTTTA
This sequence is a window from Mangifera indica cultivar Alphonso chromosome 5, CATAS_Mindica_2.1, whole genome shotgun sequence. Protein-coding genes within it:
- the LOC123216401 gene encoding S-norcoclaurine synthase 1-like, giving the protein MVITEMANDFGGSLQVENVQALASKDLNDVPPRYIRPERQSEQVLIDESLQIPVIDMSKLMDEDELMKLHLACKDWGFFQLINHGISEEVMEKMKINIAEFFNLPLEEKMVYAQQPNNIEGYGQAFVLSDEQKLDWGDMFFLIAQPPSLRNTRLWPNIPGSLRATLDKYSSQLQEVTISLLKLMARNLGIESEKLASLFEGGTQGVRMNYYPPCVQADKVMGLTTHSDATGLTLLIQANEVQGLQIEKNCKWIPIKPVSGAIIVNVGDIIEIMSNGIYKSIVHRAVVNPEKERLSIAAFHGPRMNTIVGPIPELVKDKAIYKSIPYEEFIRLVVASKLDGKNLLSNMKLQI